From a region of the Methanomassiliicoccales archaeon genome:
- a CDS encoding HesA/MoeB/ThiF family protein has translation MKSEDLHRLSNGQIERYSRQIVLDKIGYRGQRRLIDTKVCVVGLGGLGSPIVFQLAAMGLGHLRLVDCDVVELSNLHRQYLYNVNDLGYPKAEVAAEKIHELNPEIKIEPKTVAVNSNTAVEIIKGMDVVVDGLDRITPRYAINRACMKASIPYVFGAAIMTYGIAKTIIPHETACLECFQGGIGEENVEKCSVVGVHPSVLGIIGSIEVSEVVRIALGEKPQLSDKLFCCDVWDMKFDEIEIQRSEDCRVCGSKPSMPETLKEPIVTELCARNGKRSFLIAPRNDLNINMRKLKAYLSEEKIAIQINAKLGVAFSPVPGTKVSLLKSGVAVIEGMVDVDHALAFYEKVIIDGLSIPRSRIYLD, from the coding sequence ATGAAAAGTGAAGATTTGCATCGCCTTTCCAACGGGCAGATAGAACGGTACTCACGCCAGATCGTGTTGGACAAAATCGGTTACCGTGGACAGAGACGGCTCATTGACACGAAGGTCTGCGTTGTCGGCCTGGGCGGATTAGGTTCCCCCATCGTCTTTCAATTGGCGGCGATGGGACTCGGCCACCTTCGTCTGGTCGATTGTGATGTCGTTGAGCTGTCAAACCTTCACCGGCAGTATCTATACAATGTCAACGACTTAGGTTATCCTAAAGCAGAAGTTGCGGCAGAAAAGATACATGAGCTAAATCCTGAGATTAAAATTGAACCAAAAACAGTTGCTGTGAACTCCAACACAGCAGTGGAGATCATCAAAGGTATGGATGTTGTTGTTGATGGCCTAGATCGGATTACGCCCCGATACGCGATAAACAGAGCATGTATGAAAGCATCGATTCCGTATGTCTTCGGAGCAGCGATCATGACTTATGGGATAGCGAAAACTATCATCCCTCACGAGACTGCGTGCCTTGAATGCTTCCAGGGTGGTATTGGGGAGGAAAATGTTGAGAAGTGTTCAGTCGTTGGCGTTCATCCCTCAGTATTAGGGATCATCGGCAGTATCGAAGTCTCAGAAGTCGTCAGGATTGCACTTGGAGAAAAGCCCCAGTTGTCAGACAAGCTGTTTTGCTGTGATGTTTGGGACATGAAGTTCGATGAAATAGAGATCCAAAGGTCCGAGGACTGCCGAGTCTGCGGATCCAAGCCATCAATGCCAGAAACATTGAAAGAACCGATCGTAACAGAACTATGTGCAAGGAACGGGAAAAGAAGCTTCCTCATCGCACCGAGAAATGATCTCAACATCAATATGAGAAAGCTGAAGGCATATCTGTCGGAAGAAAAAATTGCGATCCAGATAAATGCAAAACTCGGTGTGGCTTTCAGTCCTGTTCCGGGTACAAAAGTCAGTCTTTTGAAGAGTGGGGTAGCGGTGATCGAGGGTATGGTTGATGTCGATCATGCATTGGCCTTTTATGAGAAAGTCATCATCGATGGGCTCTCGATTCCGAGATCCCGTATCTATCTCGATTGA
- a CDS encoding NAD(P)H-hydrate dehydratase has product MKVTTVAQMREMDRQAIEKYGIDELLLMENAGLAVYEVIMKELDGVAGKNFVVFCGPGNNGGDGLVVARKIDSSGGRVKVFLLRPKDEFKGIAKKNLEMVERRNLEVVVIDSAEDASPAIAQCDAVIDAILGTGITKEIAGIFREVIELINRCKKPVFSVDIPSGINGDSGLVMGVAVKANYTITFGLPKIGNVIHPGYEHSGKLFVSHISFPPELYNNDSIKVEINIPAEIPPRKQDAHKGTFGEMLFVAGAKAYLGAPYFSAMSFLKAGGGYSRLATPISVSSFIASKGSEIVIIPQKETDTGSIALENKESLLDLANRMDMVIVGPGLSLNEETQELVRWLTERIEKPLLIDGDGITAVTKNLDCVRRRRTTTILTPHTGEMSRITGIKTSEIRKDRIGLVQKTSADLNAITVLKEGISFIGYPDGRVFINMTGNSGMSTAGSGDVLTGSIAAMYGLGMPIEEAVKAGVFIHGLAGDMAAEAIGQDGMTAQDVLNFMPAAVKYYRCHYEDIRKTLYGKITVI; this is encoded by the coding sequence ATGAAAGTAACCACCGTAGCTCAAATGAGGGAAATGGATCGACAGGCCATTGAAAAATATGGGATCGATGAGCTTCTGCTCATGGAGAACGCAGGTCTCGCTGTATATGAAGTCATTATGAAGGAATTAGACGGCGTCGCCGGAAAGAATTTTGTCGTGTTTTGTGGCCCAGGGAACAACGGCGGCGACGGTCTTGTTGTCGCCAGAAAGATCGATTCGAGCGGCGGCAGAGTTAAGGTCTTTCTACTGCGCCCGAAGGACGAATTCAAGGGGATCGCCAAGAAGAACCTCGAGATGGTCGAACGTAGGAATCTGGAAGTCGTTGTAATCGACTCCGCTGAAGATGCATCCCCGGCAATTGCCCAGTGCGATGCGGTCATCGATGCGATCCTCGGCACGGGAATTACAAAGGAGATTGCAGGGATTTTCAGAGAAGTTATAGAACTCATTAATCGTTGCAAGAAACCAGTCTTCAGCGTCGATATCCCATCTGGCATTAATGGAGATAGCGGACTCGTCATGGGAGTCGCGGTGAAAGCAAATTACACGATTACATTCGGCCTACCGAAGATCGGCAATGTCATTCACCCAGGGTATGAACACTCAGGAAAATTGTTCGTTTCGCATATTTCTTTTCCTCCAGAACTATATAATAACGATTCAATAAAGGTCGAAATTAACATCCCTGCGGAAATCCCACCAAGAAAACAGGACGCTCACAAAGGAACTTTCGGTGAGATGCTGTTTGTTGCTGGTGCCAAAGCGTATCTTGGTGCTCCTTACTTCTCGGCCATGAGCTTCCTTAAGGCTGGTGGGGGATACTCAAGACTAGCGACACCGATCTCTGTATCATCTTTCATTGCCAGCAAGGGAAGCGAGATCGTTATCATTCCTCAAAAGGAAACCGATACTGGTAGCATAGCGCTCGAAAACAAGGAGTCGTTGCTTGATCTTGCGAATCGAATGGATATGGTGATCGTTGGTCCAGGTCTTTCGTTGAACGAGGAGACACAGGAACTGGTAAGATGGCTGACTGAAAGAATCGAAAAACCTCTTCTCATTGATGGCGACGGTATCACAGCCGTCACAAAGAATCTCGATTGCGTCAGAAGGAGGAGAACGACGACAATTCTCACCCCCCATACGGGCGAGATGTCGAGGATTACTGGTATAAAGACCTCTGAAATCAGAAAGGACAGGATTGGCCTCGTTCAAAAGACCTCGGCGGATTTGAACGCGATCACGGTCCTGAAGGAAGGGATCTCATTCATAGGCTATCCAGATGGCAGGGTGTTTATCAATATGACTGGCAACTCGGGGATGTCAACAGCTGGCAGTGGCGATGTTTTGACGGGAAGCATCGCGGCGATGTACGGACTCGGAATGCCAATCGAGGAGGCTGTAAAAGCTGGTGTCTTCATACACGGACTCGCCGGCGATATGGCTGCGGAGGCGATCGGACAGGACGGTATGACGGCCCAGGACGTACTGAACTTCATGCCAGCGGCGGTGAAATATTACAGATGCCATTACGAAGACATTCGCAAGACGCTATACGGAAAGATCACTGTCATTTGA
- the dapA gene encoding 4-hydroxy-tetrahydrodipicolinate synthase, whose protein sequence is MSKKFRLRGVYPALVTPFDKKEEVNEEAFRTLIRSVFDHVDGFVPCGTTGEFEYMKYEERKKIFDICIDEANGKKPVIAGTGDPCTRRVIELSKYAQDAGADACLVVTPYFLHPSDKGIYEHFYQISRAVDIPIIMYNIPQTVGGYLPRRVIEDLAELDNIVGLKDSSGNLTYTMEVLEKVEGKIDVVVGHDEVVLPALAGGCSGMILASAQIYPDIWQKVYRAVKEGDLEEARRQQLKVQKLSRIFCRYGGPVPIKIALKYMGIDMGKTRSPLKEGGVILHEDREEIRLELEKIGKVPVSEPPVEAPELPLEKRFEDIGISPADVSNDGIYIGSASAGTGINKVRVDLVTGQKDGAVGLAFASQLVYLRRGYEALPAILEPNLSAKPSCLIVPTVELKNLRQANIMYGPAQAGIAKAIADKVEMNVIPKDIIDTHVMLVKAFVHPNALERGILYKNFYDATMRAIDMAFGRKVM, encoded by the coding sequence ATGAGTAAGAAATTTAGACTTCGAGGTGTCTATCCAGCACTCGTAACCCCTTTTGACAAGAAAGAAGAGGTCAACGAGGAAGCTTTCCGCACTCTCATTAGGAGTGTTTTCGATCATGTGGACGGTTTTGTCCCATGTGGTACGACTGGTGAATTTGAATATATGAAATATGAAGAGAGAAAGAAGATATTTGACATTTGCATCGATGAAGCCAATGGCAAAAAGCCAGTTATTGCTGGGACAGGCGACCCGTGCACACGGCGTGTCATCGAACTATCAAAATATGCTCAGGACGCCGGCGCCGATGCATGCCTCGTCGTCACACCATACTTCCTTCACCCTTCAGACAAAGGCATCTACGAGCACTTCTATCAGATATCGCGAGCGGTCGACATACCGATCATCATGTACAACATTCCCCAGACAGTTGGCGGCTATCTCCCGAGAAGGGTCATTGAAGATCTCGCAGAACTTGACAACATTGTCGGGTTGAAGGATTCGTCTGGGAACTTGACATATACGATGGAAGTTTTGGAAAAAGTCGAAGGGAAAATCGACGTCGTGGTAGGACACGACGAAGTTGTACTTCCAGCACTTGCCGGTGGATGCAGTGGGATGATCCTAGCGAGTGCTCAAATATACCCTGATATTTGGCAAAAGGTCTATAGGGCGGTCAAAGAGGGAGATCTCGAGGAGGCGAGAAGACAGCAGTTGAAGGTTCAGAAGCTTTCGAGAATCTTCTGCAGATACGGCGGGCCTGTGCCAATAAAAATCGCTCTCAAGTATATGGGAATCGACATGGGAAAAACAAGGAGTCCGCTGAAAGAAGGTGGTGTCATACTCCACGAGGACCGGGAAGAGATTAGGCTCGAGCTCGAGAAAATTGGTAAGGTCCCAGTCTCAGAGCCGCCTGTCGAAGCCCCCGAGCTCCCGCTCGAGAAGAGGTTCGAGGATATCGGAATTTCCCCTGCTGACGTGAGCAATGACGGGATTTATATCGGTAGTGCCAGCGCAGGTACGGGGATCAATAAGGTCAGAGTGGACCTTGTTACCGGTCAGAAGGACGGTGCAGTCGGTCTGGCATTTGCATCCCAACTGGTCTATCTCAGAAGGGGGTATGAAGCGCTACCCGCGATTCTTGAGCCGAATCTGTCTGCAAAACCAAGCTGCCTCATAGTGCCTACCGTCGAACTTAAGAATCTGCGTCAGGCAAACATCATGTATGGTCCAGCCCAGGCGGGGATCGCGAAAGCGATCGCAGACAAAGTGGAGATGAACGTGATCCCGAAAGATATCATCGACACCCATGTAATGCTCGTTAAGGCTTTCGTTCATCCAAATGCACTCGAACGCGGGATCCTTTACAAGAATTTCTACGATGCGACAATGCGTGCGATTGATATGGCGTTCGGAAGGAAGGTGATGTAA
- the dapA gene encoding 4-hydroxy-tetrahydrodipicolinate synthase: protein MPRAEWLKGIYPAIVTPFKKDETIDEEALRNLVDFLIKDVNGFVVAGTTGEFVYLTDEERLKTLEIVIDQVNKKVPVIAGTGASSTKATVELTQRAKDMGADAALVVTPYYFNPTWKEIYEHFDAVNEVGLPIILYNIPQCAGMHQQWWTTEGLAYLDHVIGVKDSSGDLPYMTALFEKIRGKINILCGYDEVGTAALLSGADGLILASANLIPDIWQKIYQHVQKGEIEEARQLQQKIQKLVRIIARTSGNQAVKEGLWMMGIDVGYSRRPTMPGDAFRHEDREEMRIELEILGKIKPRETTYILGNRKVVTRVPATPQTPTVVENFSLKVGEGYAGPPYHEIAHTDLLIGIKGGPVDIAIERALQADAGQGKMRIVHDLPRTLLVPTVTPRTKKQEELLYVHAVAGLKWAIEASIQDGFLPKEILNDIVLLANVFVHPAAANRHRVKVNNYKAARYAIRKAIEGRPTLDEIFYQKESVRHPFKYTP from the coding sequence ATGCCTAGGGCCGAATGGTTAAAGGGAATCTATCCAGCGATCGTAACACCTTTTAAGAAGGATGAAACGATCGACGAGGAGGCGTTGAGGAATCTTGTTGACTTTCTCATCAAAGATGTCAACGGTTTCGTCGTTGCTGGGACGACAGGGGAATTCGTTTATCTGACAGATGAAGAAAGATTAAAGACGCTTGAGATTGTCATCGATCAGGTCAACAAGAAAGTTCCTGTGATTGCGGGTACTGGTGCGAGTAGCACAAAGGCAACTGTGGAGTTGACACAGAGAGCCAAGGATATGGGGGCGGATGCAGCCCTCGTCGTCACTCCTTATTATTTCAACCCAACATGGAAAGAAATTTATGAGCATTTTGATGCGGTCAACGAGGTAGGTCTTCCCATCATCCTGTACAACATTCCGCAATGTGCTGGCATGCACCAGCAGTGGTGGACAACAGAAGGGCTTGCGTATCTGGATCATGTCATCGGCGTCAAGGACTCGAGTGGCGATTTGCCGTACATGACCGCGCTCTTCGAGAAGATACGAGGAAAAATCAATATTCTCTGCGGTTACGACGAGGTGGGGACTGCCGCACTGCTCAGCGGTGCGGATGGGTTGATCCTCGCGAGTGCGAACCTCATCCCCGATATTTGGCAGAAAATCTATCAGCACGTCCAAAAAGGTGAAATCGAGGAGGCGAGACAGCTCCAGCAAAAAATCCAGAAGCTCGTCAGGATCATCGCGAGAACCAGTGGAAACCAGGCAGTTAAGGAAGGACTTTGGATGATGGGCATTGATGTTGGGTACTCTCGGAGACCGACGATGCCCGGAGACGCATTTAGGCACGAAGATAGGGAAGAGATGAGAATCGAACTCGAGATCCTGGGTAAGATCAAGCCGAGAGAGACTACCTATATTCTCGGAAACCGAAAGGTGGTCACTAGAGTTCCCGCGACACCTCAAACGCCAACAGTCGTTGAGAATTTCTCGCTCAAGGTCGGAGAAGGTTACGCAGGACCGCCGTACCACGAGATCGCACATACGGACCTATTGATCGGCATAAAAGGTGGCCCGGTCGATATCGCGATAGAGAGAGCTCTCCAGGCTGACGCAGGCCAGGGAAAAATGAGGATCGTTCACGATCTGCCGAGGACCCTCCTCGTCCCGACAGTCACGCCGAGGACGAAGAAACAGGAAGAACTCTTATATGTTCACGCCGTCGCTGGACTTAAATGGGCTATTGAGGCAAGCATCCAGGACGGTTTCCTTCCGAAAGAAATCCTCAACGACATCGTCCTCCTCGCGAACGTTTTTGTTCACCCCGCAGCCGCTAACAGGCACAGGGTGAAGGTCAACAACTACAAGGCTGCGAGATATGCGATCAGGAAGGCAATCGAGGGGAGGCCAACGCTCGATGAGATCTTCTATCAGAAAGAATCGGTGAGGCACCCGTTCAAGTACACGCCGTGA
- a CDS encoding ArsR family transcriptional regulator — MSDSFVAPNTGDVRTDRFFQVYLTSNGLRQISNPLRQRILSELQARELSLSDIASITGKAQSTISGHLEELVREKLIACREDPTDSRRKIYHLISKPIGSSTSPREDLKDAIGKTIAGSIGMPSTFLKGVIRSIILGMESIGLRMEPMLKDIGKMIGTEVSKRMKSNSLEELIKEIQEFYQLHELGEVCVYSVRPLVLIIRDEYNCHRMPETGRSFCILNEGIIGAILESRMGMCLNIMVDAECLASGYSHCKYLVEPAIKSHV; from the coding sequence ATGTCAGACTCATTTGTAGCCCCGAACACCGGTGATGTAAGAACGGATCGTTTCTTCCAGGTCTATTTGACTTCAAATGGTCTGAGACAAATTTCAAACCCTCTGCGTCAAAGGATTCTGAGCGAACTACAAGCTAGGGAACTGAGCCTCAGCGACATCGCGAGCATCACAGGTAAGGCCCAGTCAACAATTTCGGGACATCTAGAAGAACTGGTCAGGGAAAAGCTAATCGCGTGTAGGGAGGATCCGACCGACAGCAGAAGGAAAATTTATCATTTGATATCGAAGCCCATCGGCTCCTCGACTAGCCCAAGGGAAGATTTGAAAGATGCGATCGGAAAAACGATCGCGGGTTCCATCGGCATGCCAAGTACTTTTCTTAAGGGGGTGATCAGATCGATTATCCTCGGCATGGAGTCGATAGGACTCAGAATGGAGCCGATGCTCAAGGACATCGGGAAGATGATCGGAACAGAGGTTTCGAAACGGATGAAATCGAACTCCCTCGAGGAACTTATCAAGGAAATTCAAGAGTTTTACCAACTACACGAGCTCGGTGAGGTCTGCGTTTACTCTGTTAGGCCTCTTGTCCTGATAATAAGGGATGAATACAATTGTCATCGGATGCCCGAGACGGGAAGAAGTTTCTGCATCCTTAACGAGGGAATTATTGGGGCAATCCTTGAGAGCCGCATGGGCATGTGTTTGAACATCATGGTCGATGCGGAGTGCCTTGCAAGTGGTTATAGCCATTGCAAGTATCTAGTCGAACCAGCAATAAAGAGCCATGTCTGA
- the mtnA gene encoding S-methyl-5-thioribose-1-phosphate isomerase, with translation MSGCENLRVIVEGRVAEVRAVWFEDNKVKMIDQRTLPHEFRILSFCRCDEVAEAIRNMTIRGAPSIGAAAAYGLALSALNGDDLETAANMMRRTRPTANDLFYAVDYMLKAITSGEEPVTASNAYADAIVEKCKRIGKNGSSLIRDHSKVMTHCNAGALASVDVGTALAPLRIARDEGKDFFVYVSETRPRLQGMRLTSWELLNEGIPHAIIADAASGHYMKKDVDLIIVGADRIVSNGDFANKIGTFEKAVLAKELGIPFYVAAPVSTFDFSIESGDEIPIESRSEDEVTEIEGRRIAPEGARALNPAFDVTPSRYVTGFITEVGILRPSEISKVKLKG, from the coding sequence ATGTCAGGATGTGAGAACTTGAGGGTTATTGTTGAAGGAAGGGTGGCTGAGGTAAGAGCGGTATGGTTCGAGGACAATAAGGTAAAGATGATCGACCAGCGGACGTTACCCCACGAATTCAGGATTTTATCATTTTGCAGATGCGACGAAGTGGCCGAAGCGATAAGGAACATGACGATTCGTGGGGCCCCTTCAATCGGTGCAGCTGCAGCGTACGGCCTCGCTCTCAGTGCTCTCAATGGTGATGATTTAGAGACAGCGGCGAATATGATGAGGCGAACGCGCCCGACCGCAAACGATCTCTTTTACGCGGTTGACTACATGCTCAAGGCTATAACGTCTGGTGAAGAACCAGTCACGGCTTCAAATGCCTATGCCGATGCGATCGTCGAGAAGTGCAAAAGGATCGGAAAAAATGGGTCTTCGCTCATAAGAGATCATTCTAAGGTGATGACGCACTGCAACGCAGGAGCACTCGCTTCTGTAGATGTTGGCACAGCCCTCGCACCGTTGCGCATTGCACGCGATGAGGGAAAGGATTTCTTTGTTTATGTTTCGGAGACAAGGCCTCGCCTCCAGGGCATGAGGCTCACTTCATGGGAGCTGCTGAACGAGGGAATTCCCCATGCTATTATCGCTGATGCCGCCTCTGGACACTACATGAAAAAAGATGTTGACCTCATCATCGTAGGTGCCGACAGAATCGTGTCGAATGGAGATTTCGCGAACAAGATTGGAACATTTGAAAAAGCAGTCCTTGCCAAAGAGCTCGGAATACCTTTCTATGTTGCGGCACCCGTGTCAACATTCGACTTCTCTATTGAAAGCGGGGACGAGATACCTATTGAGAGTAGGAGCGAGGATGAAGTGACGGAAATTGAGGGGAGAAGAATTGCGCCAGAGGGTGCAAGAGCGCTCAACCCTGCATTCGATGTGACGCCAAGCAGGTATGTAACTGGATTTATCACAGAAGTCGGCATCCTCAGGCCGTCGGAAATCTCCAAAGTGAAACTAAAGGGATGA
- a CDS encoding class II aldolase/adducin family protein produces the protein MTIEELRKEIVRYGRLLYERDLTAGLAGNLSARVDDDRILITPSGRCKGFLKEKEILVVKIRSGKVSGKGKPSIETPMHAAIYKKRKDVGAVIHAHPPYSTVLAVAGVPLKTALTPEGALVLGEVPLVPFRVPGTHDLGESVATAIEKNNACLLEKHGALSVGSDLEEAFLRLETLEFLAKVQVHLKHFGEVEELSEEALRGINTKR, from the coding sequence ATGACTATAGAAGAACTGAGAAAAGAAATCGTCAGATACGGAAGATTGCTCTACGAAAGAGATTTGACCGCCGGTCTGGCGGGCAACCTCAGTGCGAGAGTCGATGACGATCGCATACTGATCACACCCTCTGGTCGATGCAAGGGTTTTCTGAAAGAGAAGGAGATCCTAGTCGTGAAGATAAGAAGTGGAAAGGTCTCCGGAAAGGGGAAACCGTCCATCGAGACCCCCATGCACGCCGCGATTTATAAAAAAAGGAAGGACGTTGGGGCGGTGATCCACGCCCATCCCCCCTACTCGACTGTCCTTGCGGTTGCTGGCGTACCTCTGAAGACCGCATTGACGCCTGAGGGGGCTCTCGTTCTAGGAGAAGTGCCACTCGTACCGTTCAGAGTGCCAGGCACACACGACCTCGGCGAGTCCGTCGCGACAGCGATCGAAAAAAACAACGCTTGCTTGCTGGAAAAACATGGCGCTTTGTCGGTTGGTTCGGATCTTGAGGAAGCTTTCTTGCGCCTTGAGACACTCGAATTCCTCGCAAAGGTCCAAGTTCACCTCAAGCATTTCGGCGAAGTCGAAGAGTTGTCAGAGGAAGCGTTGAGAGGAATCAACACGAAAAGATGA